One part of the Carboxydocella sporoproducens DSM 16521 genome encodes these proteins:
- a CDS encoding VanW family protein has product MKKLAVIVLLVLTSTLAGTWLAVQKVLGNDTIVEGVYFGTINLGGKSRQEAARLLATEENKEQERLVTLRLEDRSWQFSKKELGYGWDLQAMLDWAWAQGRGGWPWEEWQARRRLQEQPAEVPLKEKVDLTLARKQLETVAEAVYVKPVDWELTVNAADQVVYIPGKQGSKLDMEAALRQLEPALLERQAKPIQLARVPVEPAVNRETLDNMRIKAIISQFSTTFDPKNVDRAYNVMVAANAVNGVLLAPGQVFSFNKIVGPRSKEAGYRDAPVIINNELVPGVGGGVCQVSTTLYNSVLLAGLEIVERTNHSIPVKYVPVGRDATVTYGGLDFKFRNNRNHWLYLKSQIAGNRLIFKVFGDPAENVNVELIDQITQVIEPKVITVKDPNLPKGQKVVKEEGHRGYRHYTVRIIKDRQGKVLKREVVTKSYYKPKNWVYAVGTGPAAPAAVPAPEL; this is encoded by the coding sequence ATGAAAAAGCTGGCAGTCATTGTCCTGCTGGTACTAACGAGCACCCTGGCCGGAACCTGGCTGGCAGTACAGAAAGTGCTGGGGAATGATACCATTGTGGAGGGAGTTTATTTTGGTACCATTAACCTGGGAGGGAAAAGCCGGCAGGAAGCAGCCCGGTTGCTGGCTACCGAAGAGAACAAGGAACAGGAACGGCTGGTGACTTTACGCCTGGAAGACCGCAGCTGGCAGTTCAGTAAAAAGGAACTGGGCTATGGCTGGGACTTGCAGGCCATGCTGGACTGGGCCTGGGCCCAGGGGCGCGGCGGTTGGCCCTGGGAGGAATGGCAGGCTCGACGGCGCTTGCAGGAGCAACCGGCAGAAGTACCCCTCAAAGAAAAAGTGGATTTAACCCTGGCCCGCAAGCAGCTGGAAACAGTAGCAGAGGCGGTATATGTCAAGCCCGTGGACTGGGAACTGACCGTCAATGCTGCTGACCAGGTGGTATATATTCCGGGGAAACAGGGCAGCAAGCTGGACATGGAGGCAGCCCTGCGTCAGCTGGAACCGGCATTGCTGGAACGTCAGGCCAAACCCATCCAGCTGGCACGGGTACCGGTAGAACCGGCGGTAAACCGGGAAACCCTGGATAATATGCGGATCAAGGCGATTATCAGTCAGTTTTCTACCACCTTTGATCCGAAAAATGTGGACAGAGCTTATAATGTAATGGTGGCAGCCAATGCTGTCAATGGTGTCCTGCTGGCTCCGGGCCAGGTCTTTTCCTTTAACAAAATCGTTGGACCTCGTTCCAAAGAAGCGGGTTACCGGGACGCGCCAGTAATTATAAATAATGAACTGGTTCCAGGGGTTGGTGGTGGTGTCTGTCAGGTTTCAACCACTCTTTATAATAGCGTTCTCCTGGCCGGACTGGAAATCGTCGAGCGCACCAATCACTCTATTCCTGTCAAATATGTACCTGTTGGCCGGGATGCTACGGTTACCTATGGTGGCCTGGATTTCAAGTTTCGCAATAACCGCAATCACTGGTTATACCTCAAATCCCAGATAGCGGGCAATCGCCTGATTTTCAAGGTTTTTGGCGATCCGGCGGAAAATGTCAATGTGGAACTGATAGATCAGATTACTCAGGTAATTGAACCGAAAGTCATTACCGTGAAAGACCCTAACCTGCCGAAAGGGCAAAAGGTGGTTAAAGAAGAAGGCCACCGGGGTTACCGGCATTATACTGTTCGTATTATCAAGGACCGGCAAGGTAAGGTGCTGAAACGGGAAGTAGTGACTAAAAGTTATTATAAACCGAAAAACTGGGTCTATGCCGTCGGTACAGGACCAGCTGCACCAGCAGCGGTACCGGCTCCAGAACTATAA
- a CDS encoding DUF1292 domain-containing protein: MVDEREDVIILEDEEGNEHQFEIIDVFEMDDNRYAVLQAVDNEEEAVILKVITEDGEDILVDIEDDEEFDRAAEYWEASLEAEDFED; encoded by the coding sequence ATGGTAGATGAAAGAGAAGATGTGATCATCCTGGAAGACGAGGAAGGCAATGAGCATCAGTTTGAAATTATCGATGTCTTTGAAATGGACGATAACCGCTATGCTGTACTGCAGGCTGTTGACAATGAAGAAGAAGCTGTTATCCTCAAAGTAATCACTGAAGATGGGGAAGATATCCTGGTAGACATCGAAGATGATGAGGAGTTCGACCGGGCAGCGGAATACTGGGAAGCAAGCCTGGAGGCCGAAGATTTCGAAGACTAA
- the ruvX gene encoding Holliday junction resolvase RuvX translates to MRIMGLDVGDKTIGIALSDPLGWTAQPLKVLRRTSLQQDLAELARLCQEQEVEKIVVGLPRNMNGTYGPRAQLVMEFKENLEKVLGLPVETWDERLSTLAAERTLLAADVSRARRKQVVDKLAAVVILQGYLDRQRN, encoded by the coding sequence ATGCGGATAATGGGATTGGATGTAGGGGACAAGACTATCGGCATTGCCCTCAGTGACCCGCTGGGCTGGACGGCCCAGCCGTTGAAGGTACTGCGCCGGACCAGCCTGCAGCAGGATCTGGCGGAACTGGCCCGGCTCTGCCAGGAGCAGGAAGTGGAAAAAATCGTGGTGGGTTTGCCCCGGAATATGAATGGAACCTACGGTCCGCGGGCACAATTAGTGATGGAGTTTAAAGAAAATCTGGAAAAGGTGCTGGGGCTACCGGTAGAAACCTGGGATGAACGCCTATCCACTTTAGCGGCGGAACGGACCCTGCTGGCTGCCGATGTGAGCCGGGCCCGGCGCAAGCAGGTGGTGGATAAGCTGGCAGCGGTTGTCATCCTGCAGGGATATCTGGACAGGCAGCGCAATTGA
- a CDS encoding aldo/keto reductase, with translation MEYRQLGQTGIEVSRLCFGALTIGPLQANLPLDRGAAVLRYALELGVNFIDTAQLYRTYPYIRQALRGWDKPVVIASKTYAYTREGAAAALEEARRELDRDVIDIFLLHEQESIHTVRGHWEAVEYLLQAREKGLIREVGLSTHRIAGVEAALAFPELTVIHPLYNLAGIGIGDGDAAAMAEAIARAAAAGKGIYSMKPLAGGNLLSRREEALQFVLSTPGIAAVAIGMQSEAEVEYNLAFFSGQTPPHEAAARISSQPRRLHIEDWCQGCGRCVERCQQQALYLQGEKVEVDRNKCLLCGYCSAVCPDFCLKIF, from the coding sequence GTGGAATACCGGCAGTTAGGTCAAACTGGAATTGAAGTATCCCGCCTCTGTTTCGGGGCTCTTACCATTGGGCCCTTGCAGGCAAATCTTCCCCTGGACCGGGGTGCGGCGGTGTTGCGCTACGCCCTGGAGCTGGGGGTTAATTTTATCGATACCGCCCAGCTATACCGAACCTATCCTTATATCCGCCAGGCGTTGAGGGGCTGGGATAAGCCAGTGGTGATTGCCAGCAAAACCTATGCCTATACCAGGGAAGGGGCAGCGGCGGCTCTGGAGGAAGCCCGCCGGGAACTGGACCGGGATGTGATCGATATCTTTCTCCTGCATGAACAGGAATCCATCCACACCGTCAGAGGTCACTGGGAGGCAGTGGAATATCTGCTGCAGGCCCGGGAAAAAGGGCTGATTAGGGAGGTAGGCCTGTCCACTCACCGCATTGCCGGGGTGGAAGCGGCTCTGGCTTTTCCTGAGCTGACAGTTATTCATCCTCTGTATAATCTGGCTGGAATTGGCATCGGTGACGGGGATGCTGCGGCCATGGCAGAGGCTATTGCCCGGGCGGCGGCAGCGGGAAAAGGCATTTACAGCATGAAACCTCTGGCCGGTGGCAATTTGTTAAGCCGGCGGGAAGAAGCTCTGCAGTTTGTTCTGTCTACCCCCGGGATTGCGGCGGTAGCCATCGGCATGCAAAGTGAGGCAGAAGTGGAATATAATCTGGCCTTTTTCAGTGGCCAAACACCACCTCACGAGGCGGCAGCACGGATCAGCAGCCAGCCCCGCCGCCTGCATATTGAGGACTGGTGTCAGGGTTGTGGACGCTGTGTTGAACGCTGTCAGCAACAGGCTTTGTACCTGCAGGGCGAAAAGGTGGAAGTTGATCGGAACAAATGTCTGCTCTGCGGTTATTGCTCAGCGGTTTGTCCTGATTTTTGTTTGAAAATCTTTTAA
- a CDS encoding IreB family regulatory phosphoprotein, translating to MNNIHDETMMFQRDGEENQAREILKQVYAALKEKGYNPINQLVGYLLSGDPAYITNHNQARSLIKRIERDELLEELVKTYLNQL from the coding sequence ATGAATAATATCCATGATGAAACCATGATGTTCCAGCGGGATGGCGAGGAGAACCAGGCCCGGGAGATCCTGAAACAGGTATATGCGGCTCTGAAAGAAAAGGGCTATAACCCCATCAATCAACTGGTTGGCTATTTGCTATCCGGTGACCCGGCCTATATTACCAACCATAACCAGGCCCGTTCCCTGATCAAAAGGATAGAGCGGGATGAGTTGCTGGAAGAACTTGTAAAGACTTATTTAAATCAGCTCTAA
- a CDS encoding ferritin-like domain-containing protein: MKTRELINQLNEFLFLEQGQVALYQMMARAAPTRHQRQGLLRLAAIEEEHVRNINGLLLTIGGKVQGLPEFMESQWGYWLSRMGLSALISGTRILANWETVLRGAVLGEEKAISSYRQLLRQVRDREIEAILWFNLIDEELHACWLEFCATQRGKKTIVANIMVREPGQPAREAEKNE; encoded by the coding sequence GTGAAAACCAGGGAACTGATTAACCAGCTCAATGAATTTCTCTTTCTGGAACAGGGCCAGGTTGCTCTCTACCAGATGATGGCCAGGGCTGCCCCGACCAGGCACCAGCGCCAGGGTTTACTGCGCCTGGCGGCCATTGAAGAAGAGCATGTCCGCAATATCAATGGTCTCTTGCTAACCATCGGCGGTAAAGTCCAGGGGTTGCCAGAGTTTATGGAAAGTCAGTGGGGTTACTGGCTCAGCCGAATGGGGCTGTCCGCCCTGATCAGCGGGACCAGGATACTGGCTAACTGGGAAACGGTTTTGCGGGGAGCGGTACTGGGGGAAGAAAAGGCCATTTCCTCCTATCGGCAGTTGTTGCGCCAGGTGAGAGACAGGGAAATAGAAGCCATCCTCTGGTTTAATCTCATTGATGAGGAACTGCATGCCTGCTGGCTGGAATTTTGTGCAACACAAAGAGGAAAAAAAACAATTGTGGCGAATATTATGGTAAGAGAGCCTGGGCAACCGGCAAGGGAGGCTGAAAAGAATGAATAA
- a CDS encoding ferredoxin family protein, whose protein sequence is MQTEIHPSPVEHISLKNPALCRKKCPEHPCTFICPSGVFHWQGDRIRIEQEQCVECGACELACPQGNINWTLPPGGFGVVYHW, encoded by the coding sequence ATGCAAACCGAAATTCATCCGTCCCCGGTAGAACATATTTCTCTGAAAAATCCTGCCCTTTGTCGCAAAAAATGTCCGGAACATCCCTGTACCTTCATCTGTCCCAGCGGGGTTTTCCACTGGCAGGGAGACAGAATCAGGATTGAACAGGAGCAGTGTGTGGAGTGTGGAGCCTGTGAACTGGCCTGCCCTCAGGGCAATATCAACTGGACCTTGCCTCCGGGCGGTTTCGGGGTGGTGTATCACTGGTGA
- a CDS encoding FAD-dependent oxidoreductase has protein sequence MPEHYDAVVVGAGPAGAATALTLARNGISVCLLERGQYPGAKNIFGGTIYRQPTELLVPAFWEEAPLERPVVKDELWLMEEDSAINVGFTGLKFGRAPYNKFCVHRSQFDRWLADQAVRAGARLYCNTTARDLVLKGKQVIGVEVDGGERILADVTVLAEGVMAMLTRKAGLRSQIPPHAVTLYVREVLALPAEKIEDRFNLPAGLGATIGLLGWPTGGAIGKAGIWTMKDTVAIIVGGFLDDLIKKGLSPRWLLDRFKQHPIMKKLLAGAEPIEYQAHLIPKGGYKGIPKLYRDGLLVAGDAAVMISGRRGSDLAMLTGKYAAETIIQAKARGDFTAKMLGAYARKLNDTFFMKDIKAGKDALSYYEHYSDSDFLISRLANQSAYEFFTEGLITEKEKKERIVRMFVNYQKLGKTVKDLYAGIKNWGVF, from the coding sequence ATGCCTGAGCATTATGATGCAGTAGTGGTCGGGGCCGGACCTGCCGGAGCTGCCACAGCTTTGACCCTGGCCCGTAACGGAATTTCTGTCTGTCTCCTGGAAAGGGGGCAGTATCCCGGAGCTAAGAATATTTTTGGCGGGACCATCTATCGTCAGCCCACCGAGTTGCTGGTACCGGCTTTCTGGGAGGAAGCTCCGCTAGAGCGGCCGGTGGTAAAGGATGAACTCTGGTTGATGGAAGAAGACTCGGCGATTAATGTGGGTTTTACCGGTCTGAAGTTTGGCCGTGCGCCCTACAATAAGTTCTGTGTACACCGCAGCCAGTTTGACCGCTGGCTGGCGGACCAGGCGGTCAGAGCGGGGGCCCGGCTTTATTGCAATACCACTGCCCGGGATCTGGTCTTAAAAGGCAAGCAGGTAATCGGGGTGGAAGTGGACGGTGGGGAGCGCATTCTGGCGGATGTGACAGTACTGGCTGAGGGAGTCATGGCAATGCTGACCAGAAAAGCGGGTCTGCGTTCCCAGATTCCTCCCCATGCCGTTACCCTTTATGTGCGGGAAGTGCTGGCCCTGCCGGCGGAAAAAATCGAGGACCGCTTTAATCTGCCTGCCGGCCTGGGCGCTACTATCGGCCTGCTGGGCTGGCCCACCGGCGGGGCCATTGGTAAAGCCGGCATTTGGACGATGAAGGACACGGTGGCCATTATAGTGGGCGGTTTTCTGGATGACCTGATTAAAAAGGGCCTAAGTCCCAGATGGCTGCTGGACCGCTTCAAGCAGCATCCCATTATGAAAAAGCTGCTGGCAGGGGCTGAACCCATAGAATACCAGGCCCACTTGATTCCCAAAGGCGGATATAAGGGGATACCAAAACTATACCGGGATGGCTTGCTGGTAGCGGGGGATGCAGCCGTGATGATATCCGGGCGAAGGGGCTCGGACCTGGCCATGCTTACCGGCAAGTATGCGGCGGAAACCATTATCCAGGCCAAAGCCCGGGGGGATTTTACTGCCAAAATGCTGGGAGCCTATGCCCGCAAACTTAATGACACTTTCTTTATGAAGGACATCAAGGCAGGGAAGGATGCCCTCAGCTATTATGAACATTATTCCGACAGCGATTTTCTCATCAGCCGACTGGCCAATCAGAGTGCCTATGAGTTTTTTACCGAGGGTTTAATCACCGAAAAGGAGAAAAAGGAAAGGATTGTCAGGATGTTTGTCAATTATCAGAAACTGGGCAAAACGGTAAAGGATCTCTATGCCGGGATCAAAAACTGGGGGGTATTTTAA
- a CDS encoding CLC_0170 family protein — MDFTTTSWFTFLVNRFNLYFFLLCLFCGLALLLQGQWLLHQGQIREAKLSVYGGWFYLGLGPGLYLGLRLLKMIF; from the coding sequence ATGGATTTTACTACAACTTCCTGGTTTACCTTTCTGGTTAACCGCTTCAATTTATATTTTTTCCTCCTCTGCCTTTTCTGTGGCCTGGCCCTGCTGCTTCAAGGCCAGTGGTTGCTTCATCAGGGCCAGATCAGGGAAGCCAAACTCTCCGTATACGGGGGCTGGTTCTATCTGGGTCTGGGTCCCGGTCTGTATCTGGGCTTGCGACTGCTGAAAATGATTTTTTGA
- a CDS encoding Ger(x)C family spore germination protein, with the protein MRKLAILGTLGILLFLSGCWDRWEIEERGFVLGLAIDRPPTVEHKEVFQVTMQRAITEAMAGGGGEGGTKPSPGLNISGTGQSLQQVFSLLVDTSNRPPSLEHLKVIIFGEKVARSGVGPLLDFFARNPEVRLGTDMLIAKGDARKVLEIRMETRQPAALAIAESLDNRRYTLTMAPRQNVGQVLHALLEKQGVVVPRVIATGKQFSLRGAALLKEGKLVDWLNGQEVAGYAWLMGRVEGGTVTINEPGHPEHQVSFRITDATVFRRVGLTETGPEVEFRIRTEGDLAEITHVRKHGEDVQVLRRIEEVLAEDIRQTCLATAKKMQRHETDALKLCNEVYRRWPQYWQARQKEWPRLFAEMPITVRVEAHIRRSGVRE; encoded by the coding sequence ATGAGAAAACTGGCAATTCTGGGAACGCTGGGGATATTGCTTTTTCTCAGCGGTTGCTGGGACCGCTGGGAGATCGAGGAACGGGGATTTGTGCTGGGCCTGGCCATTGATCGGCCCCCGACGGTTGAGCACAAAGAGGTTTTTCAGGTCACCATGCAGCGGGCTATTACCGAAGCCATGGCCGGAGGTGGTGGCGAGGGAGGAACCAAACCCAGTCCGGGTCTGAATATCAGCGGTACAGGCCAGAGTCTGCAACAGGTTTTTAGCCTGCTGGTGGATACCAGCAATCGTCCACCCTCACTGGAACATCTGAAAGTGATCATTTTCGGAGAAAAGGTGGCCCGCAGCGGAGTGGGACCTTTGCTGGACTTTTTTGCCCGCAATCCCGAGGTCAGGCTGGGGACTGATATGCTCATCGCCAAAGGGGATGCCAGAAAAGTGCTGGAAATTCGCATGGAGACCCGGCAACCGGCTGCTCTGGCCATTGCCGAGAGCCTGGATAACCGCCGCTATACCCTGACCATGGCACCCCGGCAAAATGTGGGCCAGGTGTTGCATGCTTTACTGGAAAAGCAAGGTGTGGTAGTTCCCCGGGTGATAGCCACCGGCAAACAGTTTTCCCTGCGAGGGGCTGCTTTATTGAAAGAGGGAAAGCTGGTGGACTGGCTCAATGGCCAGGAGGTGGCTGGCTATGCCTGGCTGATGGGACGGGTGGAGGGAGGAACGGTTACCATTAATGAACCGGGCCATCCTGAGCATCAGGTTTCCTTTCGCATCACAGATGCCACCGTTTTCCGCCGGGTGGGGCTGACGGAAACAGGGCCAGAAGTGGAGTTTCGCATTCGTACGGAAGGAGACCTGGCGGAAATTACCCATGTTCGTAAACATGGGGAAGATGTACAGGTGCTGCGCCGCATCGAAGAGGTACTGGCAGAAGATATCCGCCAAACCTGCCTGGCAACAGCAAAGAAAATGCAAAGGCATGAAACCGATGCTCTGAAGTTATGTAATGAGGTGTACCGGCGCTGGCCGCAATACTGGCAGGCCCGGCAGAAAGAATGGCCGCGCCTGTTTGCGGAGATGCCGATAACAGTTCGGGTGGAAGCCCATATCCGGCGCAGTGGGGTACGGGAATAA
- a CDS encoding GerAB/ArcD/ProY family transporter: MSQKEKICGKGLAMLMIATILGVRFLSLPRDISRLSGADGWLTVLGSGAFLPLLVWLAYRLARYFPDQDIIQYGQEILGKIPGWIMGWLFALFALMITAINTRMFSDVIKVFLLSRTPLDVVVIAMLLTCLPLITGGAESIARIVQLFVPLILVFFLTIILGSLYNADFGELMPLLEQGWLPVVRGLPLAITSFIGVGVLYFFFPNVKRSSQEKLGAWLLGGIMLPWLVISVLVIVAQAVFGREEIHFLLYPIVSLSMAATLPASAFLERLDLFFIIFWILSSFNSIAITYFLALQTLNRLLGLRQLQPVAWLQLPVLYFLAMVPENIEQRAYLLHWLSYAGGIFVFLYPLGLLLPLAWWQRRKRA, from the coding sequence ATGAGCCAGAAGGAAAAAATTTGTGGCAAAGGGCTGGCCATGCTGATGATTGCTACCATCCTCGGGGTGAGGTTTTTGAGCCTGCCCCGGGACATTTCCCGGTTGAGCGGAGCGGATGGCTGGCTGACTGTCCTGGGCAGTGGTGCATTCCTGCCCTTACTGGTCTGGCTGGCCTATCGCCTGGCCCGCTATTTTCCGGACCAGGATATTATCCAGTATGGCCAGGAAATTCTGGGAAAAATTCCGGGCTGGATTATGGGCTGGCTCTTTGCCCTTTTTGCTTTGATGATAACTGCCATCAATACCCGGATGTTCAGTGATGTCATCAAGGTCTTTTTGCTCAGCCGTACCCCTCTGGATGTGGTGGTGATTGCTATGTTGCTCACCTGTCTGCCCCTCATCACTGGCGGGGCAGAGAGTATCGCTCGGATTGTCCAGCTGTTTGTACCTCTGATACTGGTTTTTTTTCTTACCATCATCCTGGGTTCTTTGTACAATGCTGACTTCGGTGAATTGATGCCCCTGCTGGAACAGGGCTGGCTGCCGGTGGTACGCGGTTTGCCCCTGGCGATAACCAGTTTTATCGGCGTGGGGGTCCTTTATTTCTTCTTTCCCAATGTGAAACGGTCAAGCCAGGAGAAGCTGGGAGCATGGCTGCTGGGGGGCATTATGCTGCCCTGGCTGGTAATTTCCGTACTGGTAATTGTAGCTCAGGCCGTTTTTGGCCGGGAAGAGATACATTTTCTGCTCTATCCCATTGTATCCCTGTCTATGGCGGCCACTTTACCGGCCAGTGCCTTTCTGGAGCGCCTGGATTTATTCTTCATCATTTTCTGGATCCTCAGTTCCTTTAACAGTATAGCCATTACCTATTTTCTGGCTTTACAGACCCTGAATCGATTGCTGGGCCTGCGCCAGCTCCAGCCGGTGGCCTGGCTGCAATTGCCGGTTCTCTATTTTCTGGCCATGGTGCCGGAGAATATCGAGCAACGGGCCTATTTGCTGCACTGGCTCAGTTATGCAGGCGGGATTTTCGTTTTTCTCTATCCCCTGGGTCTGCTCCTGCCTCTGGCCTGGTGGCAGAGGAGGAAAAGAGCATGA
- a CDS encoding spore germination protein: protein MVAAKFGADLEKNLQLLKERLGEGKDIIWRNFTIGASGARGALLYVDGLTDKTTLQEQVLKPLVILSTDYPAGREFRGTFGLEKVMDHLLSAGGVKREEDVNKAVTALLAGDTLVLLQNCSHCLIVSTRGWSARSITEPATEALIRGPRDGFVETLMVNIALVRRRIRDDRLVVDLRQLGVRSQTDVAVMYIKDLAPPELVEEVNRRLDKINLDALIEAGYVEQLIEDNLWSPFPQLQHTERPDKVVGGLLEGRIAILVDNSPFALLLPATLPVLYQSPEDYYERWQVASFARFLRFIASFFSVLTPAAYIAITSYHPGMLPTKLAMAIASSRGGVPFPAFVEAALMEISFELLREAGARLPRAIGQTISIVGGLVIGNAAVQAGIASPIMIIIVAITAIASFAIPHYNVAAGLRLMRFPLMVAAALLGMYGVILGFILLNIHFVRLKSFGVVYIQPAVPFNLRDWKDVIFRLPWQAMKLRPSTFNARDEVRMGDKP from the coding sequence ATGGTAGCTGCAAAGTTTGGTGCCGATCTGGAGAAAAACTTGCAACTTCTAAAAGAACGGCTGGGGGAAGGGAAGGATATAATCTGGCGTAACTTTACCATTGGGGCCAGTGGGGCCAGGGGAGCCCTGCTTTATGTGGATGGCCTGACGGACAAAACCACTTTGCAGGAACAGGTGCTGAAACCACTGGTAATTCTGTCCACTGACTACCCCGCAGGCCGGGAATTTCGCGGCACCTTTGGGCTGGAAAAAGTCATGGACCATTTACTCAGTGCTGGCGGAGTTAAACGGGAGGAAGATGTGAACAAGGCCGTCACAGCATTGCTGGCCGGGGATACCCTGGTTCTGCTGCAGAATTGTTCCCACTGTCTGATTGTTTCCACCCGGGGCTGGTCAGCCCGCAGCATCACTGAACCAGCTACTGAGGCCTTGATTCGGGGTCCCCGGGACGGATTTGTGGAAACCCTGATGGTTAATATCGCCCTGGTGAGGCGGCGGATACGGGATGACCGCCTGGTGGTGGATTTACGCCAGCTAGGGGTACGCAGTCAGACTGATGTAGCAGTGATGTATATCAAGGATCTGGCTCCTCCGGAGCTGGTAGAGGAGGTTAACCGCCGACTGGACAAAATCAATCTGGATGCCCTGATTGAAGCAGGTTATGTGGAACAGCTCATTGAAGATAACCTCTGGTCGCCTTTTCCCCAGTTACAACACACGGAACGGCCGGATAAAGTGGTAGGAGGATTACTGGAAGGCAGGATTGCCATTCTGGTGGACAATAGCCCTTTTGCTTTGCTGTTACCTGCTACCCTGCCGGTATTGTACCAGTCCCCGGAAGATTATTATGAACGCTGGCAGGTAGCCTCTTTTGCTCGATTTCTGCGTTTCATCGCTTCTTTCTTTTCTGTCCTGACGCCAGCGGCTTATATTGCCATAACCAGCTATCATCCGGGGATGCTGCCTACCAAACTGGCCATGGCAATTGCTTCCAGCCGGGGCGGGGTGCCCTTTCCAGCTTTTGTGGAAGCGGCATTGATGGAGATTTCCTTTGAGCTGTTAAGGGAAGCGGGGGCCCGCTTACCCCGGGCCATTGGCCAGACTATATCCATTGTAGGCGGTCTGGTCATCGGCAATGCAGCGGTACAGGCGGGCATTGCCAGTCCGATCATGATCATCATTGTGGCGATTACCGCCATCGCTTCCTTTGCTATCCCTCATTACAATGTGGCCGCTGGCCTCAGACTGATGCGCTTTCCCCTCATGGTTGCGGCGGCCTTGCTGGGTATGTACGGAGTTATTCTGGGTTTTATTTTACTCAATATCCATTTTGTCCGCTTGAAGAGCTTTGGAGTGGTGTATATTCAGCCGGCAGTGCCGTTTAATTTACGGGATTGGAAGGATGTAATTTTCCGTTTGCCCTGGCAGGCCATGAAACTCAGGCCTTCGACTTTTAATGCCAGAGATGAGGTGCGAATGGGGGACAAACCATGA